A part of Marinomonas rhizomae genomic DNA contains:
- a CDS encoding TRAP transporter large permease, whose product MEVILLFLVFFLLLFVGVPIVFCLGIASLTYLTMAGIPLTIVPQRLYAGMDSFVLLCIPGFILAGNLMNVGNITDYIIRFSNALLGHIRGGLGLANVGGSMIFGGISGTAVADTASIGAVMIPGMARSGYDKPFAAAVTAASSTIGPIIPPSVPMIIVGSLSGISVGKMFLAGVVPGIMLGLAMMVTAYIIAVKRQYPREKRATLKEIYIVGKGAFWALLMTFIILYGIIGGLFTPTEASIMASLYAFVVGMFVYKGLTWKNLPKLLVDTVLSSTSLLLLVGMANLFGWILTSEQIPQMLASAIFSISENPLVVILIINIVLLVVGGFMETIAALIILFPTLLKVAEGIGMDPIHFGVMAVLNLIIGLTTPPVGVCLFVAAGISELPMTAVVRAIWPFLLCNLVVLLLVSYVPAISLWLPSFLG is encoded by the coding sequence ATGGAAGTCATTTTACTGTTTCTCGTATTCTTTTTATTGCTGTTCGTGGGCGTGCCAATCGTTTTTTGCTTGGGTATTGCATCGCTAACGTATTTAACCATGGCGGGGATTCCGTTAACCATCGTGCCTCAGCGCCTATATGCCGGTATGGATTCCTTTGTCTTGCTGTGTATTCCTGGCTTTATTCTGGCCGGTAATTTAATGAACGTCGGTAATATTACGGATTACATTATTCGTTTCAGTAACGCCTTGTTAGGCCATATTCGTGGCGGCCTTGGACTGGCCAATGTTGGTGGCTCGATGATCTTTGGTGGTATTTCCGGTACGGCCGTCGCCGATACGGCGAGTATTGGTGCCGTGATGATTCCCGGTATGGCAAGAAGTGGTTACGACAAACCCTTTGCTGCAGCGGTAACGGCTGCTTCATCGACGATTGGGCCTATTATTCCACCTAGTGTTCCCATGATTATTGTGGGGTCATTAAGCGGTATTTCTGTTGGTAAAATGTTTTTAGCGGGTGTCGTCCCCGGTATCATGTTGGGTTTAGCTATGATGGTAACGGCGTATATTATTGCCGTAAAGCGTCAATACCCACGTGAAAAGCGTGCCACATTAAAAGAAATTTATATTGTTGGTAAAGGTGCGTTTTGGGCACTTCTGATGACCTTTATTATCCTGTACGGGATTATTGGTGGACTCTTTACGCCAACTGAAGCCTCTATTATGGCCAGCCTATATGCCTTTGTTGTCGGCATGTTTGTCTATAAAGGCCTGACTTGGAAGAATCTTCCCAAGCTCTTAGTGGATACGGTTTTAAGCTCTACCAGCTTGCTGTTATTGGTAGGGATGGCAAACTTATTTGGCTGGATTCTTACCAGCGAGCAAATCCCACAGATGCTGGCGAGTGCTATTTTTAGCATCAGTGAGAACCCATTGGTGGTGATTTTAATCATCAACATCGTGTTATTGGTTGTTGGTGGCTTCATGGAAACCATCGCGGCATTGATTATCCTCTTCCCTACTTTGCTAAAAGTGGCTGAAGGCATTGGTATGGATCCAATTCACTTTGGTGTGATGGCGGTGCTTAATCTGATTATTGGCTTAACAACGCCTCCTGTAGGGGTGTGTTTGTTTGTTGCGGCGGGAATCAGCGAGCTACCAATGACGGCTGTCGTAAGAGCCATCTGGCCATTCTTACTCTGTAACCTTGTCGTCCTTCTACTGGTTTCTTACGTCCCTGCAATTTCACTTTGGTT
- a CDS encoding TRAP transporter small permease yields the protein MSISSQTNNPRDFVSKLEASIQWLLRIVNWVFSVLAASALLAIAAVVILQVVSRFLLPSSPIWTEELSRYLFIYLVVMGSGLVISHNRHVRLELFQGALNRFWTKFYQIFCHLLAGSFAIYILPYAIKYAQIGRWQTSPALEVPMYWAFLSVTFFFALTAFYSFMSVLLVLLERDDQGVAS from the coding sequence ATGAGTATCTCATCTCAAACTAATAACCCAAGAGACTTTGTGAGCAAGCTGGAAGCAAGTATCCAATGGTTGCTACGCATCGTTAATTGGGTCTTTTCAGTGTTGGCGGCATCGGCCTTATTGGCGATTGCTGCCGTGGTTATTTTGCAAGTCGTCTCACGCTTCTTGTTACCTAGCTCTCCTATTTGGACAGAGGAACTGTCTCGATATTTGTTTATTTATCTTGTCGTGATGGGTTCTGGATTGGTGATCAGTCATAACCGTCATGTACGCCTAGAGTTGTTTCAAGGCGCTTTGAATCGATTTTGGACAAAGTTTTATCAGATTTTCTGTCACCTTTTGGCTGGTAGTTTTGCGATTTATATCCTGCCTTATGCCATCAAATACGCTCAAATAGGTCGCTGGCAGACCTCTCCTGCTTTAGAAGTTCCTATGTACTGGGCATTCTTATCAGTGACTTTTTTCTTCGCGTTAACGGCATTTTATAGCTTTATGAGTGTGCTGCTTGTTCTGCTCGAACGTGATGACCAAGGGGTAGCTTCATAA
- a CDS encoding Zn-dependent oxidoreductase, which yields MKAFQVENVNDYALIDTKQPVAEAGEVLIKTAFAGICGSDLHIIHGQNPFVQFPRITGHEFSGVVAAVGEGVTHVNVGDKVCVDPVISCGECYACRAGRFNVCANLQVFGVHRNGGFGEFTSAPASNVLVLPDNVTLEQAALVEPYSIATNVLSRMEPIPGDTLLVYGAGVIGLTIVQVAKAMGIERIIVTDIVDERLETAKALGATDVINSRVNKVEDCIQEWTNGEGVPLIADAACIPALLPEILRIACPAGRVGLLGFTSTPSDLAQIEVIKKELTIVGSRLNNRRFPQVLEMISSGRLDPLALISHRIALNDIGDGIQLMENHPELTRKVLVEMSK from the coding sequence ATGAAAGCGTTTCAAGTAGAAAATGTAAATGACTATGCCTTGATCGATACCAAACAGCCTGTTGCTGAAGCGGGTGAAGTATTGATTAAAACCGCCTTTGCAGGAATTTGTGGCTCTGATCTTCACATCATTCATGGGCAAAACCCTTTCGTGCAATTTCCTCGAATTACAGGGCATGAGTTTTCAGGTGTAGTGGCCGCCGTTGGTGAAGGCGTCACGCACGTTAATGTTGGCGATAAAGTCTGTGTTGATCCTGTTATTAGTTGTGGCGAATGTTATGCCTGCCGTGCAGGACGCTTTAACGTCTGTGCGAATCTACAAGTGTTTGGTGTACACCGTAATGGCGGCTTTGGCGAATTCACCAGCGCGCCTGCAAGCAACGTTTTAGTGCTTCCTGACAATGTCACGCTTGAGCAAGCAGCCTTAGTTGAGCCTTATTCCATTGCCACCAATGTTTTATCTCGCATGGAACCTATCCCTGGTGACACCTTGTTGGTGTATGGCGCGGGAGTCATTGGATTGACTATCGTGCAAGTGGCGAAAGCCATGGGCATCGAACGCATCATTGTTACTGATATTGTTGATGAGCGCTTAGAAACAGCCAAAGCGCTTGGTGCAACGGACGTGATCAATAGTCGGGTAAATAAAGTTGAAGACTGTATCCAAGAATGGACTAATGGCGAAGGTGTACCTTTGATTGCCGATGCCGCTTGTATTCCTGCTCTTTTACCTGAAATTTTACGTATCGCCTGCCCTGCTGGACGTGTTGGTTTGTTGGGCTTTACCTCTACGCCAAGCGATCTTGCGCAAATTGAAGTGATTAAGAAAGAGCTGACAATAGTGGGTTCTCGCCTTAATAACCGCCGTTTTCCTCAAGTGCTTGAAATGATTTCGTCAGGCCGTTTGGATCCTTTGGCTTTAATCAGTCATCGAATCGCTTTAAACGACATTGGCGATGGTATTCAGTTAATGGAAAACCACCCAGAACTTACTCGTAAAGTGCTTGTTGAGATGAGTAAGTAA
- a CDS encoding TRAP transporter substrate-binding protein, with amino-acid sequence MIKPMLKVAVMSSILLTGLAQAADVTLKFGYPANEENIWHKAALKFKEVAETKSNGRIDVKLYPNEQLGKEMDVINSIQLGTADMTITGESLQNWAPKAALMAVPYAFTSSEQLQKAVNGDVGKEITDQITQRTGLQPIAWFERGPRHLTSNRKIHTPSDLDGLKLRVPNVPLFVKTWQTLGAKPIPMAFSEVFTALQQNTIDGQENPLSLINSASFYEVQKYVNLTGHVRSWIYVVIGQSKLNSMPADLRAIVLDAGKQMQSYEHGMFAADEAQLRSTLEARGMEFVQPDLQAFKAAAQKAVQEALTPEQLELYNKI; translated from the coding sequence ATGATTAAACCAATGTTAAAAGTCGCCGTTATGTCTTCAATCTTGTTGACTGGCTTAGCTCAGGCAGCTGATGTTACTTTGAAGTTTGGCTACCCAGCGAATGAAGAGAATATTTGGCACAAAGCCGCTTTGAAATTCAAAGAAGTAGCCGAAACAAAATCGAATGGCCGTATCGACGTGAAGCTTTACCCTAATGAACAATTAGGCAAAGAAATGGATGTGATCAACAGCATTCAGCTTGGTACAGCGGATATGACCATCACGGGTGAATCGCTACAAAACTGGGCACCAAAAGCGGCACTGATGGCGGTTCCTTATGCCTTTACTAGCTCCGAACAGCTTCAAAAAGCTGTTAATGGTGACGTTGGTAAAGAAATTACCGATCAAATTACTCAGCGTACAGGTCTTCAGCCTATCGCATGGTTTGAGCGCGGACCTCGTCACTTAACCTCTAACCGTAAAATTCATACACCAAGTGACTTAGATGGCTTGAAGTTGCGCGTACCTAACGTGCCTCTGTTTGTAAAAACGTGGCAGACGCTAGGCGCCAAACCGATTCCTATGGCGTTCAGTGAAGTGTTCACTGCCTTGCAACAGAATACGATTGATGGACAGGAAAACCCGCTTAGCTTGATTAACAGCGCGAGTTTCTACGAAGTTCAGAAATATGTGAACTTGACTGGCCATGTGCGTAGCTGGATTTATGTAGTGATTGGTCAAAGCAAACTAAACAGCATGCCTGCTGATTTACGCGCCATTGTTTTGGATGCTGGTAAACAAATGCAGTCTTATGAGCATGGCATGTTTGCCGCGGATGAAGCGCAATTGCGTTCTACTCTAGAAGCTCGTGGAATGGAGTTTGTGCAACCTGATCTTCAAGCATTCAAGGCTGCAGCACAAAAAGCAGTACAAGAAGCTTTGACGCCTGAACAGCTTGAGCTTTATAACAAGATCTAA